ACCTTGAAATACCGCCTCGTCGCGGAAGATTGCGATGCTGACGCAATCGTCGAGCGGTTGGCCAAAGCGGGGTGCGACGACGCCACGGTTGGCGTCGGGCAACCTGGCCGCCTCGGGCTGCTTTTCACCCGCGAAGGCGCGAGCGCATTTGCGGCTGTCACCAGTGCGCTCAAGCATGTGAAACGCGCGGTGCCCTCCGCGCAGCTGGTCGAGGCGGGGCCTGACTTCGTGGGGCTGACCGACGTGGCCGAAATGACCGGCGTGT
Above is a window of Paraburkholderia sprentiae WSM5005 DNA encoding:
- a CDS encoding helix-turn-helix transcriptional regulator, encoding MEYVFTLKYRLVAEDCDADAIVERLAKAGCDDATVGVGQPGRLGLLFTREGASAFAAVTSALKHVKRAVPSAQLVEAGPDFVGLTDVAEMTGVSRQNMRKLMLSHPIDFPPPVHEGSASVWHLSDVLEWLTARGGYEIETGAADVAKLAKQINLAKEARQIEPRVSRQLGDLVA